The genomic stretch TTGCTTGTAAAAAATTCCCCCAGCCGCTGACGAATCTCGTCCCGCACCCGCCGGTAGACATTCAGTACCTCCTCCTCGCTGCCGGTCGCCTTCGGCGGATCGTCGAAGCCGATGTGGATCCGTTTGGTACTGCCGAAAAAGAGCGGACACTTCTCGTCGGCGTCGCCGCAGAGGGTAATGACGTAATCGAAAGGCTCACCCTGGAAGCGGCTGAGGTGATCGGAGCTGTTGCCGGAGATGTCGATGCCGACCTCGGCCATCACCCGTACCGCTTTCGGGTTGAGGCCGTGCGGCTCGGTGCCGGCGGAGAAGGCTTCGATCCGGCCGGCGAAGTCGTGGTTGATGAGGCCGTCGGCCATCTGGCTGCGGCAGGAATTGCCGGTGCAGAGAAAGAGGACGCGTGTTTTTGCCATCGGGGAAAACCTTTCAAAAATCTTGGGCCGCCAAGACGCCAAGAAAACCTTTTTTAACGGAGAGCCACAGAGAGGGAGAGGACGCAGAGAAAACCAAAAACAGTTTTTAGTTTTAAACCTAAAATGATTCTCTCTCTGGCTCTGCCCCTCCCCACCTCTCCGTTAAATGAGTTTTTGACCTTCTTGGCGCCCTTGGCGTCTTGAGTGAGCAAC from Geothermobacter hydrogeniphilus encodes the following:
- a CDS encoding arsenate reductase ArsC; translated protein: MAKTRVLFLCTGNSCRSQMADGLINHDFAGRIEAFSAGTEPHGLNPKAVRVMAEVGIDISGNSSDHLSRFQGEPFDYVITLCGDADEKCPLFFGSTKRIHIGFDDPPKATGSEEEVLNVYRRVRDEIRQRLGEFFTSKIG